A part of Phoenix dactylifera cultivar Barhee BC4 chromosome 2, palm_55x_up_171113_PBpolish2nd_filt_p, whole genome shotgun sequence genomic DNA contains:
- the LOC103705125 gene encoding bifunctional adenosine 5'-phosphosulfate phosphorylase/adenylylsulfatase HINT4, with protein MAGGKAKPCVFCQIARASTSTPLLYTDEKVVAFPDINPSAFRHYLVIPIEHISTVKDLRKRTEDYQLVSHMLNVGQTLLQRDTPESKLYRFGFHQPPFNSVDHLHLHCLALPFIPGWKHLKYTPLGPLGGFIEAEKLLDKIKPLSAVHT; from the exons ATGGCTGGTGGAAAAGCGAAGCCGTGTGTGTTCTGCCAGATTGCACGGGCGTCGACTTCCACTCCTCTCCTCTACACC GACGAGAAGGTTGTTGCCTTCCCCGACATCAATCCTTCCGCGTTCAG GCATTATCTGGTTATACCTATAGAGCACATTTCAACTGTCAAAGACCTTCGAAAAAGAACAGAAGATTATCAACTAG TAAGTCACATGTTGAATGTGGGGCAAACTCTTTTGCAGAGAGACACACCTGAATCCAAACTATATAG ATTTGGATTTCATCAGCCTCCATTTAACAGTGTTGACCATCTGCATCTTCACTGTTTGGCACTACCATTCATACCAGG ATGGAAACATTTGAAGTATACCCCTTTGGGGCCATTGGGTGGGTTCATAGAGGCTGAGAAGTTGCTGGACAAAATAAAGCCATTGTCAGCAGTTCACACATGA